One segment of Tachyglossus aculeatus isolate mTacAcu1 chromosome 16, mTacAcu1.pri, whole genome shotgun sequence DNA contains the following:
- the SFN gene encoding 14-3-3 protein sigma, which produces MERASLIQKAKLAEQAERYEDMAAFMKAAVERGEELSCEERNLLSVAYKNVVGSQRGAWRVLSSIEHRGPEEGGEERGPEAREYREKVEAELRAVCGAVLALLDSHLIKRAGDAESRVFYLKMKGDYYRYLAEVAAGDDKKRTIDSARGAYQEAMDIGKNEMPPTNPIRLGLALNFSVFHYEIASSPEEAIALAKTTFDEAMAELHTLSEDSYKDSTLIMQLLRDNLTLWTADSAGEEGGEAPEDPQS; this is translated from the coding sequence ATGGAGCGAGCCAGCCTGATCCAGAAGGCCAAGCTGGCCGAGCAGGCCGAGCGCTACGAGGACATGGCGGCCTTCATGAAGGCCGCGGTGGAGCGCGGCGAGGAGCTGAGCTGCGAGGAGCGGAACCTGCTGTCGGTGGCCTACAAGAACGTGGTGGGCAGCCAGCGGGGCGCCTGGAGGGTCCTCAGCAGCATCGAGCACAGGGGCCCCGAGGAAGGCGGCGAGGAGCGGGGCCCCGAGGCCCGGGAATACCGGGAGAAGGTGGAGGCCGAGCTGCGGGCCGTGTGCGGTGCCGTCCTCGCCCTGCTCGACTCGCACCTCATCAAGCGGGCGGGCGACGCCGAGAGCCGCGTCTTCTACCTGAAGATGAAGGGCGACTACTACCGCTACCTGGCCGAGGTGGCCGCGGGCGACGACAAGAAGCGGACCATCGACTCGGCCCGGGGCGCCTACCAGGAGGCCATGGACATCGGCAAGAACGAGATGCCCCCGACCAACCCCatccgcctgggcctggccctcaaCTTCTCCGTCTTCCACTACGAGATCGCCAGCAGCCCCGAGGAGGCCATCGCGCTGGCCAAGACCACCTTCGACGAGGCCATGGCCGAACTGCACACGCTCAGCGAGGACTCCTATAAGGACAGCACGCTCATCATGCAGCTGCTCCGCGACAACCTCACCCTCTGGACGGCCGACAGCGCCGGGGAGGAAGGCGGGGAGGCCCCCGAGGACCCCCAGAGCTGa